A region from the Manihot esculenta cultivar AM560-2 chromosome 13, M.esculenta_v8, whole genome shotgun sequence genome encodes:
- the LOC110630337 gene encoding glucose-6-phosphate 1-dehydrogenase 2, chloroplastic, translating into MASLSSIHCRSYSYSSSLFSSHSSSINGQQFQRINFSSSGIPKCLSPAKVFSKSRKKSYPDVVLMQDGAVAIPVDPLENESSFKKVKDGLLSAITSAEELKETAGCDMNKGESTVSITVVGASGDLAKKKIFPALFALYYEDCLPKHFTVFGYARSKMTDAELRNMVSKTLTCRIDKRANCGEKMDEFLKRCFYHSGQYDSEENFSELDKKLKGHEGGRLSNRLFYLSIPPNIFIDAVKCASMSASSANGWTRVIVEKPFGRDSESSAALTKSLKQYLDEDQIFRIDHYLGKELVENLSVLRFSNLIFEPLWSRQYIRNVQIIFSEDFGTEGRGGYFDHYGIIRDIMQNHLLQILALFAMETPVSLDAEDIRNEKVKVLRSMRPIRLEDVVIGQYKSHTKGGVTYPAYTDDKTVPNDSLTPTFAAAALFIDNARWDGVPFLMKAGKALHNRRTEIRVQFRHVPGNLYNRNFGTDLDQSTNELVIRVQPDEAIYLKINNKVPGLGMRLDHSNLNLHYAARYSKEIPDAYERLLLDAIEGERRLFIRSDELDAAWSRFTPVLKELEEKKIIPEYYPYGSRGPVGAHYLAARYNVRWGDLGLDQ; encoded by the exons ATGGCGTCCCTTTCTTCAATACATTGTCGTTCTTATTCATATTcgtcttctttattttcttctcatTCATCGTCGATTAATGGACAGCAATTTCAACGAATAAACTTCTCTTCTTCTGGGATTCCCAAGTGTTTGTCACCAGCTAAGGTGTTCTCAAAATCTCGAAAGAAATCCTACCCAGATGTGGTTCTCATGCAAGATG GTGCAGTGGCCATTCCAGTAGACCCATTGGAAAATGAGTCGTCTTTCAAGAAAGTGAAAGATGGGTTGTTGTCTGCAATAACATCCGCTGAGGAATTAAAAGAAACAGCTGGCTGTGACATGAACAAAGGGGAATCAACTGTCAGTATCACTGTGGTTGGTGCCTCTGGGGACCTTGCCAAGAAAAAGATATTTCCTGCGCTTTTTGCACTTTACTATGAGGATTGTCTCCCCAAG CACTTTACTGTGTTTGGTTATGCTCGGAGTAAGATGACTGATGCTGAACTTAGAAACATGGTTAGCAAGACTTTGACTTGCAGAATTGATAAGAG GGCGAACTGTGGTGAAAAGATGGACGAGTTTCTTAAGAGATGTTTCTACCACTCTGGGCAGTATGATTCTGAGGAAAATTTTTCAGAATTAGACAAGAAGCTGAAAGGACATGAG GGTGGGCGACTTTCCAATCGTCTCTTTTATCTATCAATCCctccaaatatttttattgatgcAGTCAAGTGTGCAAGCATGTCAGCTTCATCTGCTAATGGCTGGACCAGGGTCATTGTTGAGAAACCCTTTGGCCGAGATTCAGAATCCTCAGCTGCTTTGACAAAATCACTAAAGCAATACCTAGATGAAGATCAAATATTTAG GATAGACCATTACTTGGGAAAAGAGCTGGTGGAAAACCTGTCTGTTCTCCGCTTCTCCAATCTCATATTTGAACCCTTGTGGTCAAGGCAGTATATAAGGAATGTACAGATAATATTTTCCGAAGATTTTGGCACTGAAGGACGTGGAGG GTACTTTGACCATTATGGGATAATAAGAGATATCATGCAGAACCATCTGCTTCAAATACTTGCCCTTTTTGCCATGGAAACCCCTGTCAGTTTGGATGCAGAAGATATCAGAAATGAAAAG GTCAAAGTTCTACGATCAATGAGGCCTATACGACTTGAAGATGTCGTCATTGGGCAGTACAAGAGTCACACTAAAGGAGGAGTTACTTACCCAGCTTACACTGATGACAAGACTGTGCCGAATGACAGCTTAACTCCAACATTTGCAGCAGCTGCCCTTTTCATTGACAATGCAAGATGGGATGGAGTGCCTTTCCTTATGAAAGCAGGCAAAGCGTTGCATAATAGGAG gACAGAGATTCGTGTACAGTTCAGGCATGTGCCGGGTAACTTGTATAATCGGAACTTTGGAACAGATCTTGATCAAAGTACAAATGAGCTTGTAATCCGAGTGCAACCCGATGAAGCTATCTATTTGAAGATTAATAATAAGGTCCCTGGCTTGGGAATGAGATTGGACCATAGCAATTTAAATCTTCACTATGCTGCAAG ATATTCGAAGGAGATTCCAGATGCATATGAGAGGCTATTGCTAGATGCTATTGAAGGGGAAAGAAGGTTATTTATCAGAAGTGATGAACTGGATGCTGCTTGGTCACGATTTACTCCTGTCCTTAAGGAACTTGAAGAGAAAAAGATTATTCCCGAGTACTACCCGTATGGTAGTCGGGGCCCTGTTGGGGCTCACTATCTTGCGGCAAGATACAACGTCAGATGGGGAGACCTCGGCCTAGACCAATAA